The Lolium rigidum isolate FL_2022 chromosome 2, APGP_CSIRO_Lrig_0.1, whole genome shotgun sequence genomic interval GATACTTTCTTCTCCATCCCGATCCTATCCCGCTCAAGCTGGTCACGCACCATGAATTCCTCGAGTCACCATCTCAGTACCATCAACGGAAAAAGACTGCGTATCAGATAATCGAGGGGTGACCTCATCTTCACCATCACGAGGTACAGCAGCTTCGTCATCCATTGAACAACGCAGGCTACGAGAAAACAACGAGAACTAATTAACAAAACCAGCCGAAAAAATCCACGGGGCTCTTTATTGAGAACCCGCCGCCTACAATCAACAATTGAAGAAAGAAATCAAACGATAAATAGGATTAGGAAGCATTCCAGACGAGAGGTTTCGAAAAACAGATCTGAGATGGGGGGCGCAAACGTACGAAGAGGccaagagggaggaagaagatggctcaCGGGATCAATGAATGACGGCAAAAATTACGGGAACGCCACAGAAGAAAAATTGGGAAAGAGAAATAGAACCAATCATCCCATCCAcaagtcccacatgtcatccacgcAGAAAAGGAATCATAAGAAAAacgaggacccacatgtcataccgAAACATCAACTCCCATTTTAATGACATGTGCTGGCCCACAAATACGAGTGAAGAAATATATCGGAGATAGATATCTTAACAAATCCTCCACTTCTGGTGGACAACAGGATCACGCTTTCCATCCCTTTCTCTCTCATCAAcagattcaaaattcaaatcaagATCCAGAAGAGAGGAACGACGGAGCCACCAAGGAAGACGAAGGAAGACGAACGACCACGAACTCAAGGTAAACATCTAAATTCCAGATTCGAAGATTTGTAACGTTGTATACCGTACCCCGATTTTTCTCGTTCGACATCTGGAACCCCATCCACGACTAACATGTATTTCGGTCAATCGCAATTTTCCATCTAACTTTTTTTTCCAACGATTCAAAATTCGAACATGCGGGACAACATCAACGCCAAGGAACAAACAAGGGATGAGAGAATTAGGCAACGTGCACAAGTACATCCGATAGGAATATCCACATAGGTAAAATTCACCAGGTTTCTTTTTCATTGGTTCCGGAATCTAAAGAGTCACAGTACTAACCACTCAAACATGTGGCACTAAATAAGTTCAAACACCGGGTACTCATCAAAAGTAATCGTAAATTCAAACTTGCACATTTGCTTCTGAATACTTTTCAAAAGTAGCAGTCTAACTTCTCAACCTTCCACGCTTGCTCTTCATACTCATGGACTTCAACACTTCATACTCGTGCAGAgctggagaagaaaaaagagagacATCAGAGAAGATGGATGAAACATGGGCACAAAAGAACAAGGATGAAGAACAACCAATATTGTGGTTGAACAAGCTGCCTCCTGGAGTCAAGATACCACTAACCGCACAACAGatggcaaaagttgcaaaaatggtAAAACTTACCGAAATCTACTCTACTTACAAGCACCTCCCCGTTATGATATAGTGCTAAACTTTGTGGTGTCGGGAAGTACTACATCACCATACTAACAAATACTAGTAACACTGCATGGAGAAAACAGACTAACGAGTGTAGCAAGTACAGAACTACCATTCTCGTGCCTACAATGATCAGGAAAAACTAACTATTCATATCAAGAAGTACTAGTAACATTTGCAAGGAAAAACAATTTCCATGCTGTCAAACAAAAGCAACAGTATTAGGATGCCTATGTTGTTCAAAGAGTACTAACCCATAGTATTAAGAAGCATTAGAAACAGTTCCTGTGCAATAACATGCCTTCCTCATGTCGACAGTGTACACAAGTACTAGTACTATGCCTATAATATAACTTTATTGTGGTTTATTTTGTAATGTTATCATATATCTTTATTTAAAATGTACACAACATAAACtatatttcttttgtttttgacatgcatgtacaaaataatttatattcaatttttttttcaggCAAGAATACACACGTGGAGGAACAAAAGGgagaaaatgcaacaaaataaacttaAACAAGCTGAGTCACAGTACAGAGTGCAGTGTGCTCACCTTAAACGATCTCTAATAGAAGTAAAGAAGGAAGAAGCTTCCAGAGAACGACTCGACAATGGAATTGGATAGAGAGACGAAGGAAAAAAATTGCTAACCTCCGAGAAAATCAATCAGTATGCGCCCTCCTACGCTTGTTCAAGAGAGCATCCTTCCCTGCTTCCAAGCAACATCAAATCAAATCAATCACAAAAGTTCACAACGAAGGTTGGTAAAATTAATTACTAGACATGGCACCAAAAATTCACTACTAGATTTTATTGAATCAATTTAACAAATATACTTAAAATTGATTATTTTCTGAGATGGTAATATTATTGACTGTCAATCTTCTTACAGGATGCCAATGGCACCAATTTGAGACAAAAGCATCACGAAGAAACAGGAAAGCATAATTATGTGTCAGCAACAAGCAGCCAGAGCAGCTCAGCTGCACCAAATGGAAAAATACATGCAAAGAAAATCATCAAGTTATGAGGTAAGTAACAAATCTTACACAAGCAAAGTACAAAATCAAAAACATTTTTAGGATAAATACCGACAATTATTTATCCATTTCTCGAGGTTTATTCAAAGAAATCGACGACGATGATATGTCTGacgacaacaacgacaacaaccaCACACAGATCAAGCTAGTAGACAAGCACGACACCTCCCAACAACAATCTCAACAAAACAAAGAAGACATCAAGAAGGCATGTAGATTACAGTTAATCAACAATTCTCGCAATGACCAGAAAAGTATCTGTGATTAAAAAATAGCCTGACAAAAATAATTTAAATCCAATTTACAGGAGGTCTACAGAGCAACCAGACAAGAATGAAACAACATACAAGACCAAGCAAGCAGCTATGGTATACCGGACAAACAGAATGACAGGAAAACACACAAGCAACCAATACCGAAAAAATTATCAAGGTACAATTCAAGAATTTATACAAGATAAATGATGATTATGCATTATGGTGAAACATCAAGAAACCAGGAATCTAACACAAAGTTTACTTGGTTTACTTATTTGCAGGAAATGAAGTTTGCCACAGCCAACACCAACTCCAGTGATAGCACAACAAGCAATGCAAAGGTAGTAACTACATGTATGTATTTATAATTACAAATTACATTTAAAATAATGCATTAAAAAAAATTTGTATACCTTTAATTTACAGGAAACATATGAAGCATACACATGTACAGAAACATCGGGAAACAAAATCATCGATCGACAGGTAcgtacttttgatttcaaaaacaAGTACACACTTTGTTATATGTGGAAATAAACATTAAAATATCTAAACATCCGGAACACCATCTTACAAAAACTGATGCACAATATGAATGTTATGAATTCAGGAATACGGAGAAATGGGAAGTACAGTACGAAGAAACAAGTGCCTCAAAGGAAACAAATCAAAAAGAAGCTTATTCATCATCGCAGAAACACAAGACAGGAGAATCAAACTCGCCCTCGGAGGAACAAGCTaccaaacaagaaacaaaagaagaactgAAGGATGATGATCCAGAAATAAATCCACATCCTCCAACAAAGATGGAAGAGGAAATGGACAAGATGTTCAGCACAAATGACTAACCAGCAGTTGAAGAGATTATCAGTGCAGCTATACCAAAGGAAGGTGCCCGTTTCAAAACAAGAGACGATGCATTCTATAGATACGCTCTGTATGCAAGAAAGGAAGGATTTGCAGTGAAGAAGTTCAGCAGCAAGAGATCAGGAAAAAACGGAGAAATTTACATGCAAACGTTTGCATGTAACAAGGAAGGATGCACAAACACAGATGCCGAACCATCGTCGCACGAGAGAACAAACATACTATCGAAGACTCGGCTGTAAAGCACAGATAATTGTAAGAGAATTTGATGGATACTGGTACATCAAGAAGGTTCACTTAGAACACAACCACCCGCTGGAACCAACAGACTATCTCATTAGGTTTGCACACTATCACAAAAGGATGACTGATCTCGACAGGAGATTAATTCATCTACTACAGATGGAACGTCTGCCACCAAGGAAGATGATGTTAATCTTCCGGTCGATCAGAGGGAAATTCCGTGGAATACCCTTCGATGCTGTTGATCTAAGCAACATAAAgagtcaacaacaacaaatagagAAGGACCATGACATCCGAAGTGCCCGGAACGCTTCAAGACACTCCGAAAACAAGTACTCGGCTTCTATCATGCCATGGAAATAGACAACGAAAAAAGAGTTCTGAGCCTGTTTTGGATGGACGCAATGTGCGTAATGAACTACAAGCTGTTCGGTGACTACATATCTTTCGACACAACTTTCAAAGCACAAATAAGTATGGCTTACCATTTGTTCCTATAGTTGGGGTGAACAATCACGGCTCCACAAGCATCGTTTGCCGTTGCTCTGCTAAAGGATCAAACAACGAGATACATTTATATGGGTACTGGAAACATTTGTTCAGGCCATGGgtggaaaagaaccaaagacaatAATAACAGACCAGGACAAGgcaatgaagaaagcaataaaaacAGTTCTAAAGTCCACAACACACAGGAACTGCTACTACCACATCATGACCAAGATGAGCCGTaaagagagcaccttctttgcaaaaAACACAGGTTTGTCGGAAATGCTAATGTACATTGCAAAGAACGCATTCACACCAGCTGAGTTCGAAATGGGATGGAATAAAGTGATAGAGGATTACAATGCTAGCGGAGAAGAACACCTAAGCAAGTTATTCAGGATAAGACACAGGTGGGTACCAGCATACTTCATGGATAAATTTTACCCATTCTCATCAAGCACAGGAAGGAGCGAGAGCACAAATAACATGTGGAAATGCTATAGCCAGCACACGTACACGATAACAATGATCCTTGAACAATATGAGGTCATACAAGACAAGTGCTTATCTGCCCTGGACAAGAAGAAGCTCACATCAACACTGAAAACAGCAAAATTAGTAACAAGACATCCGTTTGAGAAGCAAGCTCTTGAACAATTCACAAatgacatattcgagaagttccgcattGAGATCACAAACAACACGGCATTCAAGGTAGATGGATCACTTGAACCTCGGTCGCCACCTGCGGCTGAAAAGAATAGTGAAATTCTACAACCACATGGAATTCAAAAGGGAGTTGTTTGACGTCACATTTGACGatgaaaaaaaaacttcatgTGTTCCTGCAAAAAGATGCAGAGGGATGGTATACATTGCTGCCATGTAATAAAAGCAATGGTTCACATGGAGATCAATGATTTGCCAGAGAGTTTTGTGATTAAAAGATGGAGAAAAGACATAGACATGGAACTCGCAACATTAGAAAATGTCGCAGATGCTTCTTGCGGAGACGAAACACTAAAGTTTGCCGGTGTGATGAGCCATATGGCAGAACTTTGCAACAAAGCGTGCCCAAATGACAAAGCATACAACGTCATGATTCAGTGTATGCGTGATATGGAAACAAAAGTGCTGGCAGCAATAAGAGAAGATGAAGGAGCTAAAAAACTTCACGACGAAGAAACAGTAGCAACGAAACATTGCGTGACCCACCAATGTCCGACGAAGAGGAACAAAAAGAGGGGACAGAATGATGCCAGGTTCGAAAAAAGACAGAAAACTAGACAAATAAAATGCGGACACCGCAAGAAATCAGGTCACAACAAAACAGGATGTGGAGAACTCGAAAGCAAAAATTGCAGCAGAGGCAAAGACAGCAAGAAGACAAGCAAGCAGCAAGCAGAAACAAGCAAGCATCACGAGAAAGATATACAAGCAATACAACACAGAATCGATCAAGCAACAGACACACAAATAACGATAATAACACAACAGAGAGAACAACACAACCAGGAAACACTTACGGTATGTACTACCACAACGGAAGAATAAGATGCGACATGGAATATCTAGTATTTGGTACAAAAAACACATTAACAAGGTAAGTGTGCCCATGAAGTTTCTTTGTCATTGATGAAAACCTACTGATGCAAATCATCTGCTTTTTCCTACAAATTAACATAAATTTAACATATATTTATTTGCGTACGTCGACGATGAACAAAGGATATCAAAAGGAGAGCAACAAAAGTAGGAACCACTCAAGGAGGAAGCCACATGAATATTTAGAATATATGATACGTACAATGGAATGAATATGTAATGTTATTATGTACTTCATTTCCTTATTTTGTACAATCAAGTTCACTTCATTGACTTCACTTGGACGAAAAAAGGATAACCATTGTAAAACAGTTCTTACTTTCGAATTCTTCAATCTGTTCGCGAACGAAACTTGCCATATAATCAGGAGAATCATAAGTGAGCATCATTCCGGTGAAGAACTGTCGAAAACTTTCGATGTCAGCCTGAAAAACACGAAACAACACAATGGTTAATGATCTCCAACAAGAATGCACAAGCTCCAAACGAAAAAGTACACAACGACTAAACAAAAAGATGCACAAGTACTAAAAACAACCATTGACATGTACTATTTATACAGCGAACAAGTACTAAAAAACTGCCTTAAATACTATTGAATAAAACTATGTACACAACACATTACCTACCTTGAATACATCTGGGTAAAAATTAGCCTTGAATATCCAAATAAACCTCATTGCATAGATACCACAGTCACGCCTCGCGCTTGTCCTAATGgtcaaaaagaaagaaacaatTAAATCCAAACacagtaaacaaaataaaatcatagtTCACATTAAGAAAAGATGATTACTCTGAACAAGAAGGGGTGCCGCAAACTTTTATCTTGAACGATGAGATATTTAATCTCTCGACACCATGAAGATAACTGTAAAGTTTCTTAAATGATTTGACCTGaaagaataaaaataaaagttattgttgtcatgtgtaaataattatttaattagCTAGATTACAACGAAAACCATACAATTCTTTGAGTAGAAGCCATCTCGAGCTTCAATCAACTCCAACGAGCTAGACACTCTAAATTTCCTGAAATGGAAGTCGACAAAGATAACCCACCAATGGCTGTAATCGCAACAAGTAATGTAGACCTGTTTGAAATTAAACAATCACACGAGAAATAAGAAAGCATCCACGATACTTGTAGTAGAAAAAATATAAGCGCCAAACAAAACATGACAAACATGCCTCTTCCCTATCCAAACTATAGTACTTCAGATCATGTTCAAGCAAagcttgcaagcaagatgaatagGGTCAGCCTCATCCACATCaagaatatgctggaaaaaacaacaagaagatgtttaaaaaactaaattctaaaaacatttagttaaaaaataaataaatctaaaacatatACACATGACGTACCGCCAAAGAGCTCGGAATAAATAAGAAATCAAGACCATCATCAACGCACTTAAGAAAAACATCCATAACAGAAGGATCCATGAAACCACCACCCTTCATAGCAAGGTAGAAACTATGCCAGCTGACAGACTTACCACCAACTTCAAGTATTTTCTCGGAACTGCAATTGTTAAAAAAACCAAGAATAAACATCCGTATatacaaaaatagatgaaaaataGATGGAAAATTGAATTACAATGGTTACCCTTCAATGTAATTCCTAGGAGCCTCAAgtacatcagcaaacaacattctatgcaAAGCAGTTACAGGGACTTCCTCTTCCCCAGATAGCTCCTTAAGCTCAAGACAATCATCAGAATCGCCGTCTGCATAGGAATCATACTCCCGAGCCACGTaactacctccaacaacatttGCAGCTTCAGTGCTCCTTTCCCTTGCATGTACATGGCCCCGAACGCTCAAGACAACAATCCTCAAGACAATAATCAGAATCGGTGTCCGCATTGCCATCACCCTTCCGTGCCACGTaactacctccaacaacattttcAGTTTCGTGCTCCTTTCTCTTGCAAGCACATggctgcttcttcaactcaattGACAAAAGAGAAACCATATCACGCATCTGATCAGCAAGACCACGTCCCGTTCTTATCATCGACGAAATGAAGATAGTCTTCCACATTTCTTTTAGCTTAGAACGTAACTGTAAATAAAAAACACAATTAAGAATGCAATTTACAATAACACAATAATTAAAAATCAAAAAACATAATA includes:
- the LOC124691038 gene encoding uncharacterized protein LOC124691038 gives rise to the protein MAMRTPILIIVLRIVVLSVRGHVHARERSTEAANVVGGSYVAREYDSYADGDSDDCLELKELSGEEEVPVTALHRMLFADVLEAPRNYIEGSEKILEVGGKSVSWHSFYLAMKGGGFMDPSVMDVFLKCVDDGLDFLFIPSSLAHILDVDEADPIHLACKLCLNMI